DNA sequence from the Cataglyphis hispanica isolate Lineage 1 chromosome 12, ULB_Chis1_1.0, whole genome shotgun sequence genome:
TAGAAGAATATCTCCGTTAAGAGCGTGGCTGTGCGCACATGCTAGTAGCAGTTTGACCAAATTTCAGCATCTCGAAGTCACCGGTTTCCACGAGCCGATCATTTTTCAGGCTGAGACACCACTGCGAAAATTCGTCGCTTACATCGATCCGGAAGATAAGTTCGCTATCGAGGACAAGTTGTCACAAGTTAGTTGTTGCGAAAAAAGTGTTTGCGcgtgaaaagaatttatattaactttgttATTGTGAATTTATCTTGTTGCAGATCAATACATTGCAACAACTTCAAAATATCGCGTCATACGGATTCTTGAAGAAACGTTTAGAGAGACACGATTTGCACATCCACGCGCTGTGGTTTGATATTTATACcggagatatttattatttcagccGAGCCAATAAAAGATTTGTGGAGATAAATGAAGTAACGGAGCCGTCCTtgcttaaagaaattaaaagatattattcatagattttttttgcaaaggaTTTATAATGCCAATATCACTAATATTTCTAGAAAACAAATGGtgaatcgcaaaaaaataatttatatttttatctactccaatttgtttatatttattttgtttatatttatatttatttagaagcACATTGAactaattgtataataaatataattcttgtagcattacaatataaataatttaactgatTTTATGAGAGTTATATCACAaagtatatattgaaatttaactaaattatatttttcatggatttataatatattataatatataactattttttatatacatatacatatatgcacataaaattctatttatggaaaatataatatattataaattatttacaaagatataaaatctctcttaTGCAATCAAGTGAGCttcattataatctttttttttgattttgtaatttacaatTGTTATTCCAATTCATTcctaatttgaaaaatgaaagattcagaaaaatattaaagaatctcAAATCAATGGCAAGAACTATCTATAGATGGATGGACGGCTTCGAACGAATTAGAGCATGCCGGTTCCGAAAGAGAAAGCAAAACAACTAAAGAAGCTATAAGGAATCAGAATTACGCAGCGTTGTATCGTTATTAAGATCAGCAACTATATGCTTTTTGATGGGCACAAAATGTAaactcataaaatatatattatatttttgtatcattatattatttaacgtaagtttattaaatattgtaagttttttagagaaatttcgactaaatataatataaaatatattgatatgacAGTGTCTATCTGATGtaaagacaaatttttaaacttatgtTAAATGTTCCTACCGATGAAATaccaatagaatatttaatacttcttacattttaaactaaatttatatttttaattaatattatcccaaagagatattatataataataagattagtTTAATATGTTTGATATTGTTTTTAGAGTTAaatcatggaatttataattatatcctttctctatttttcaaGACAAGCGATGAAATAAGCCAGGCGCCTCATATAGAGCGTGTACGTAGATTAGCGGGACAGAGTTCTTGCACAGCTCCGGCTGTTTAAAAGTACTCGTGTAATAGAAACGATGCACGCGCACATAGTTCACACTTTTCTATCTACTCTTTGCGGTAAAAGTGAAAAGAATTCCCTCAGCTTCCTCAGCTCTATGTCCAGTTTAGCCGGTTAGGCTCTGATGTACagaatgttagaaaaaaaagatgaagaaaGGAGGAAAGAATGGTGTATCAAATCAAATTCTTTCATTTCCGATTGAGTTTTGTAACATTGAACGATGTGGGTTCTCACCACTGAAAAAGTATGACAAGTAGTCTTCTTCAAAAATGGTGAACGAAACAAACCTGTGCAGAATCCGATCGTATTGTGCGATTAGACACGGAGCGTGCTCTCTGTGAggaacaaactttattttttcctagttacctacctatctacctgCCTCTTACATAAAGTAAACTTTTGTTTTGTGCTACATTCTGCGGCTAGAAATAGGTAAAAATAGGGGTTCTCTCAGACAAATAACTTAATATGCGGCGTCTTAAAACGGAACTGTGGACTACTAtgcattgcatttatattcacTTCCTTCCGTAAACAAAGAATCCCGTGCTTTTACggtatcttttttcatttgcttGGGTCGAAGTCACTCAACTACCTGAGATTAGATGTAAATCATTACAGGTTTAAATAAGTCCATTTTTATCAACGCGATttacaacaataatatatatataaattagatattttataatagatatacatTAATACTAGATATACATTATGTAAAAGGAGGCAGAGAGAATTAAGTATggattaaaaaagcaataatagTCGAGTCGTGTCATGAAATATAGAGcagcttttaaattaatttttaactctttAACAAAGTTTGTCTTCTCCAGAAAaggatgaataaaaaatatagaatctaaacatacaaaaatataaaatttaaatatattttgttgacaaataaaattttacatagattGTGGCTATCAGCTGAAatcaagttatttaaataattatcaaatatagtCGATAACaagataaagaattatttatatcgaataatgTAAGAAGGCAATTTGGATAATATGGgggaaatagaaaagaaaataattaataattcttttctgaatatatttacttttacaaggtacaaaatataaaggaTTAAAAGACTAATAGATTTTCCATCGTCACGTCTTCCAGATGCTCTACGTTATGCGTTCTTACAAATGTAAGCAACACTATgcaacatttacatataaaagatataaactctcatctttgaaaattgtattgtCAACTTACATCTTTGTTGGCTTATTGTCAAAAGTTATTCCATTGTTCATCAAAAGctgttcaattattaaaaaaaaattttcttaagacattttctttcttaagacGACTTCATCTTaaacattttctctcttctcattTTTCATGATTATTGTGctggattatattatttaaccgGTACTTATAGGCTTccaaagaaagatttatttctttaaaaccaaaaaaaaaagaaaaatgattttttaatattactgtcAAAAACTTTCAAATTCTTTTCGAGCAACCTTTATACTGTCGCTAATATACCACACACATTCTTTAgaacgatatatattatttgcttcATTTATCTCATAGAGATCATTAAGAGAGCCATTTGAACCTTCGAAAAATGAGTACTTACATTAATGAAtacttttttagattttttctttcccaagaaattctttcattatttttcttctttcgcaagaatattcttttcccttttcttttcatttttcttttattccgaattattgaataaacgAGCATACGCGCGTGtatgacatatatacatatatgtgtgcataTTACAGCgttttttggaatttttatatatttcatcgatGAACCGAGGA
Encoded proteins:
- the LOC126853725 gene encoding beta carbonic anhydrase 1; the encoded protein is MDRILKGIMKYRKCHREGMVKQFQQVRDHPEPKAVFFTCMDSRMIPTRFTETNVGDMFVVRNPGNVVPHSQHFMDEFTMCESAALELGCVVNDIRHVIVCGHSDCKAMNLLYALRDEEFASKTNRRISPLRAWLCAHASSSLTKFQHLEVTGFHEPIIFQAETPLRKFVAYIDPEDKFAIEDKLSQINTLQQLQNIASYGFLKKRLERHDLHIHALWFDIYTGDIYYFSRANKRFVEINEVTEPSLLKEIKRYYS